The Synergistota bacterium genome has a segment encoding these proteins:
- a CDS encoding phosphate ABC transporter substrate-binding protein produces the protein MRSFRFVLAVAVIAVFALVGGSWAVGSEKINIVGSTTVLPIAQACAERFMDLHPEIDVFVKGGGSGVGISALIDGTCDIADASRPMKPSEVIRAKAKGINPVAHVIAKDGIAVVIHSSNPVSALTIDQIKDIYVGRIRNWKELGGKDMKIIVISRDSSSGTYEVFEHLVLKGTKIRKDALLMASNKAVAMAVAKTPGAIGYVGLGYLSKSLKALKVDGVYPTLKTVIDGSYKLSRPLFMYTNGRPTGAVKEFIDFVLSPEGQRIVKEQGFVPIGLKD, from the coding sequence TTGAGAAGTTTCAGATTTGTCTTGGCGGTAGCCGTTATCGCCGTGTTCGCTCTCGTGGGAGGTTCTTGGGCTGTTGGGTCTGAAAAGATTAACATAGTGGGATCGACCACCGTCTTGCCTATAGCTCAGGCATGTGCAGAGAGGTTCATGGATTTGCATCCTGAGATCGATGTTTTCGTTAAGGGAGGAGGATCTGGCGTCGGAATATCCGCTCTGATCGATGGTACTTGCGATATAGCTGATGCATCGAGACCTATGAAACCCTCGGAGGTAATAAGAGCGAAAGCGAAGGGGATTAATCCGGTAGCTCATGTAATAGCTAAGGATGGAATCGCTGTGGTCATTCATTCCTCTAACCCTGTGAGCGCTTTGACCATTGATCAAATAAAGGATATATATGTTGGAAGGATCAGAAATTGGAAGGAGCTTGGTGGTAAAGATATGAAGATAATTGTGATATCGAGGGATTCTTCTTCGGGTACCTATGAGGTTTTTGAGCATCTTGTTCTTAAAGGGACTAAGATAAGAAAAGATGCGCTTTTAATGGCTTCTAACAAGGCGGTTGCGATGGCAGTGGCTAAAACGCCGGGAGCGATAGGTTATGTGGGATTGGGCTACCTTTCGAAATCCCTTAAAGCTCTTAAAGTAGATGGGGTTTATCCTACCCTTAAGACTGTTATAGATGGTTCGTATAAGCTCTCGAGGCCTCTTTTCATGTATACCAATGGAAGGCCTACGGGAGCAGTTAAAGAGTTTATAGATTTCGTTCTGTCTCCTGAGGGGCAGAGGATAGTTAAGGAGCAGGGGTTTGTTCCAATAGGACTAAAGGATTAA
- the pstC gene encoding phosphate ABC transporter permease subunit PstC codes for MRLREKAIEALLLTCASIAILIVFGIVLMLFMEGIPIFYKVSLWDFIFGDDWYPTSSPPDFGILPLLVGSAVITLGALIVGVPLGLGSAIYLSQIASPRVRELLKPILEILASIPSVVYGFFGMAFFGPLVMNVFSVPVGLNAFTASVILGVMIVPTVASVAEDAMSSVPRDLIEASYALGATRWRTIVKIVMPTASSGIITSILLGLGRAAGETMTVLMVAGGSPQIPRSIFDPVRTMTATIAAEMGEAPVGSSHYHALFAIGMLLFFITFAFNFLAERFAKRRIYL; via the coding sequence ATGAGGTTGAGAGAGAAAGCGATCGAGGCGCTTCTCCTCACATGCGCCTCGATCGCGATTCTCATCGTTTTCGGTATAGTTCTTATGCTCTTTATGGAAGGGATTCCCATATTCTATAAGGTATCCCTGTGGGACTTTATCTTTGGTGATGATTGGTATCCCACGTCTTCCCCTCCCGATTTTGGAATTCTTCCTCTTCTCGTGGGATCAGCCGTTATCACGCTGGGAGCTCTTATCGTTGGTGTGCCGTTGGGTCTGGGATCTGCTATCTATCTCTCTCAGATTGCGAGTCCTCGTGTGAGAGAGCTTTTAAAGCCCATTCTTGAGATATTAGCGAGCATTCCTTCTGTGGTTTATGGTTTCTTCGGTATGGCGTTTTTCGGACCGCTTGTTATGAACGTGTTTTCCGTTCCAGTGGGATTAAACGCATTCACTGCTTCTGTGATTCTTGGCGTGATGATAGTACCCACCGTTGCGAGCGTCGCTGAGGATGCGATGTCCTCCGTTCCGAGAGATCTTATCGAAGCGTCCTACGCTCTTGGAGCCACGAGGTGGAGAACCATAGTTAAGATCGTTATGCCCACTGCCTCATCTGGAATAATAACGAGCATTCTTTTAGGATTAGGGAGAGCTGCTGGGGAAACGATGACGGTTCTCATGGTAGCCGGTGGATCTCCCCAGATACCAAGATCCATATTTGATCCAGTCAGAACTATGACCGCTACCATAGCTGCTGAAATGGGGGAAGCTCCTGTGGGAAGTTCCCATTACCATGCGCTCTTTGCCATAGGGATGCTTTTGTTCTTTATCACTTTTGCTTTCAACTTCCTCGCTGAACGTTTTGCAAAAAGGAGGATATATCTATGA
- a CDS encoding TRAP transporter small permease subunit has product MGLIVWKFLEKAERAILVIVSITVTVMVMTQVILRYIFKAPIMGTEELATLVGCWLYFIGAAHASRERSHIKADVLNVIVKNPRRMLWIKFSVTLFTLVMTSIFSKWAWNYILWSIKTPEYSPSLRVPVIYAQISLFLSAVLMAFYTLVELIDYTLQLLGKRPMEVAKREEEIG; this is encoded by the coding sequence ATGGGACTTATCGTATGGAAGTTCCTCGAGAAGGCGGAGCGTGCTATCCTCGTTATTGTCTCCATCACCGTGACCGTTATGGTCATGACGCAGGTTATCCTCAGGTATATCTTTAAGGCTCCAATCATGGGAACGGAAGAGCTCGCTACTCTTGTAGGGTGCTGGCTCTACTTTATAGGCGCAGCTCATGCTTCCCGCGAGAGGAGTCATATCAAAGCTGATGTCCTAAATGTCATAGTCAAGAACCCGAGGCGCATGCTCTGGATAAAATTTAGCGTTACGCTCTTTACACTCGTTATGACGAGCATATTTTCCAAATGGGCATGGAACTATATCCTTTGGTCTATCAAGACGCCGGAGTACTCTCCCTCTCTGAGGGTCCCCGTTATATACGCACAGATTTCTCTCTTTCTGTCAGCGGTTTTAATGGCTTTTTATACGCTTGTAGAGCTCATAGACTATACCCTTCAGCTTTTGGGTAAGAGACCTATGGAAGTTGCAAAGAGAGAGGAGGAGATCGGGTAA